A window of Balearica regulorum gibbericeps isolate bBalReg1 chromosome Z, bBalReg1.pri, whole genome shotgun sequence contains these coding sequences:
- the DIRAS2 gene encoding GTP-binding protein Di-Ras2, with protein MPEQSNDYRVVVFGAGGVGKSSLVLRFVKGTFRESYIPTIEDTYRQVISCDKSICTLQITDTTGSHQFPAMQRLSISKGHAFILVYSITSRQSLEELKPIYEQICQIKGDVENIPIMLVGNKNDENQNREVDSSEGEAMAKKWKCAFMETSAKLNHNVKELFQELLNLEKRRTVSLQIDGKKSKQQKRKEKLKGKCVVM; from the coding sequence ATGCCTGAGCAAAGCAATGATTACAGGGTTGTTGTGTTTGGAGCTGGAGGAGTAGGCAAAAGTTCTTTGGTCTTGAGATTTGTGAAGGGCACTTTCAGAGAGAGCTACATCCCTACCATCGAAGACACCTATCGGCAGGTGATCAGCTGTGATAAGAGCATATGCACTTTGCAGATAACTGACACTACAGGGAGCCATCAGTTTCCAGCCATGCAACGTCTTTCTATTTCTAAAGGACAtgctttcattttggtttaCTCTATCACCAGCCGACAGTCCTTGGAGGAACTCAAACCGATCTATGAACAAATATGTCAGATTAAAGGAGACGTAGAAAACATTCCCATAATGCTGGTGGGGAACAAAAATGATGAGAACCAAAATCGAGAGGTGGACAGCAGCGAAGGGGAAGCCATGGCTAAGAAGTGGAAATGTGCCTTCATGGAGACCTCTGCCAAGCTGAACCACAATGTGAAAGAGTTATTCCAAGAATTGCTAAACCTAGAGAAACGCAGGACTGTGAGTTTACAGATTGATggcaaaaaaagcaagcagcagaaaaggaaagagaagctgaaaggcAAATGTGTGGTGATGTGA